One genomic window of Haliotis asinina isolate JCU_RB_2024 chromosome 4, JCU_Hal_asi_v2, whole genome shotgun sequence includes the following:
- the LOC137282484 gene encoding uncharacterized protein, with protein MDPFPKCSLCQQQFTVRGPTPFLLPCLHAVCETCVSSAAGGVISCSTCQREVNLADTTLLTDVVRQKEIYFLTVKHRPTEFLCANDDGNQAVCWCPECEEFLCEYCQNLHNRFKATRIHIVETFTDTTPGSIQTKPVCKLHSPYPLEYFDNTCNILICYKCRLGDHAEHDVGEVDAVADASKGRIQQHEKNLSAHHTRHQTYLKSINKAMNDTKKTSTTLKEAIHHTFHSLRTQLDQREKELIIDLENQTRQELSDVHTKQVTSEGESERCKWTLDYIKTVLRYASNSDFLTLEGSIQDTTMMHLRSVPLEVEKAPATGFNTKGLDKLKSDISAFGYVNAYGSVLTEKGTQTDDRYLAEAESIHLHLENLEVPNDPTQLPRFDAGCEIYRRETGTMTPMTLQCPQLQLDAARANTDRCHVTTDGQLVNSRPATQHRHSGMLRKYLGTCASTSIPLPPSPTTVTPAPHTPQYWETHTRVGVVGKGWWPIVLEVGVVEESQVDNEWSVSLQSRSWFVSVDSCDTHRGSLCTRVWQQGKEGKCYRNTMSDTPGTQATLHYGVVLDVGRRRLAFIDLDREVVLAKVDVEWRESLLPVFGVVPKGRYTVNMKVISGADITITDTKKSLIYDALN; from the exons ATGGACCCCTTCCCCAAGTGTAGTCTCTGCCAGCAGCAGTTTACCGTGAGAGGCCCCACCCCCTTCTTACTGCCCTGTCTTCACGCCGTGTGTGAGACATGTGTGTCATCTGCTGCTGGTGGTGTCATATCATGCTCTACATGTCAGAGGGAGGTCAACCTCGCAGATACAACACTCCTGACTGATGTAGTTAGacaaaaggaaatatattttctgacaGTCAAACATCGCCCCACAGAATTTCTGTGTGCAAATGATGACGGCAACcaggctgtgtgttggtgtccgGAGTGTGAAGAGTTCCTCTGCGAATACTGCCAGAACTTGCACAATCGTTTCAAAGCTACCAGAATACATATTGTTGAAACTTTTACTGACACAACACCGGGAAGCATACAAACTAAACCAGTTTGCAAGCTGCATAGTCCTTATCCTCTAGAATATTTTGACAACACCTGCAATATTTTAATCTGTTACAAATGCAGACTTGGCGACCATGCTGAACACGACGTTGGAGAGGTAGATGCGGTTGCTGATGCTTCTAAAGGACGGATACAACAACATGAAAAGAACTTGTCTGCACATCATACTCGTCATCAAACATATCTGAAGAGCATCAACAAAGCCATGAATGACACAAAGAAGACAAGCACTACTCTGAAGGAGGCTATCCACCACACTTTCCATTCTCTGAGGACACAACTCGATCAAagagagaaggagctgatcaTTGATCTGGAGAATCAGACGAGACAGGAACTGTCAGATGTACACACCAAGCAAGTTACCTCTGAAGGCGAGAGTGAGCGATGCAAGTGGACCTTAGACTACATTAAGACAGTACTCAGATATGCTTCAAACTCGGATTTTCTGACACTGGAGGGGtcaatacaagacacaacaatgatGCACCTCCGATCAGTTCCACTGGAGGTGGAGAAAGCACCTGCAACCGGTTTCAACACAAAGGGCCTTGATAAATTGAAATCTGACATATCTGCATTTGGGTATGTCAATGCATATGGCTCAGTACTAACAG aaaaaggaACACAGACAGATGACAGGTATCTAGCTGAGGCTGAGAGCATACACCTGCAT CTGGAGAACTTGGAAGTTCCTAACGATCCGACACAATTGCCACGGTTTG ATGCTGGGTGTGAAATCTACAGACGTGAAACAGGGACGATGACGCCGATGACTCTGCAGT gtcCTCAACTACAACTGGACGCTGCTCGAGCCAACACAGACAGGTGCCACGTAACTACAGACGGTCAGCTGGTCAACTCGCGGCCcgccacacaacacagacacagtggCATGTTACGGAAATATCTGGGTACATGTGCCTCCACCTCCATCCCCCTTCCTCCATCCCCCACTACTGTCACCCCtgccccacacaccccacaGTACTGGGAGACACACACTAGGGTGGGTGTGGTGGGTAAAGGGTGGTGGCCTATTGTCCtggaggtgggtgtggtggaggaGAGTCAGGTGGACAATGAGTGGAGTGTTAGTCTACAGTCCCGCTCCTGGTTTGTCAGTGTAGACAGCTGTGACACACACCGGGGGAgtctctgtaccagggtgtggcaGCAGGGGAAGGAGGGAAAGTGTTATAGaaacacaatgtctgacacacCCGGCACACAGGCCACTCTCCACTATggcgttgtgctggatgtgggGAGGAGGAGACTCGCCTTCATCGACCTGGACAGAGAGGTTGTTTTAGCCAAGGTGGATGTTGAGTGGAGGGAGTCTCTTCTTCCCGTGTTTGGTGTTGTCCCTAAAGGTCGctacacagtcaacatgaaggtgataaGTGGGGCAGATATCACCATTACTGACACCAAGAAGTCACTTATCTATGACGccttgaattag
- the LOC137282075 gene encoding NXPE family member 3-like, protein MTFVVESHPGFEPAPSEYTYATLAFKEHFPILAKKLVQKLFWNVALIFLGDISQRNKLCGQREMNFKFKKVMILAVFLLAAGLLYLSWNGVEKFQIAPGHVQHGKGHQNRKHKAAHELTLKPVKTETEILNDANYQDSNRHASGKFSKLFLIEKSHVYGLNETVNIRIVLKDRKSKPKTRGGDMLVVWMKDRRRKASSAGYVIDHDNGTYTGVLRTMWTGQAVIYVAILSSRERMTFIYKTFRTGFFGKHVYCLFDAQNITETTEGYLDERFLKKETLCNLTAENWGVPFYCTKPEKHGFECHHWSRVNTVHFKPVPTEADTSWYRSCAFEKLQDWIHIRVSSVKAAAVFSISPCGKKRFRDSWVTPSPIGFFCNSTWRQRKCFNILSTNDYHQCLTNRSLRVFGDSTVRQFFTVLYKTLNLKMRTGPWFLGQKLTSHKRYYYMEAYEERHNYTVAWIPHGLPMSYFNANRTAIRPVFVRLDEIPSGSSDIILINLYAHFNLFPVHIFRDQLKRTRISIQKLLTRSPNIKLAIKGPHNYIHPISNHTLGGLWGPIYESIIKQEFVALYDRVFYLDVWDMTIAVENANVHPDEHVVSMMIHTFLGYLCVE, encoded by the exons ATGACTTttgtggttgagtcccatccaggattcgaacctgcaccatCAGA GTACACATATGCTACGCTCGCCTTTAAGGAACATTTTCCTATCCTAGCTAAGAAGCTGGTGCAGAAGTTGTTTTGGAATGTTGCACTGATATTTCTAGGGGATATTTCACAACGGAACAAGCTCTgtggtcaaagggaa atgaatttcaaatttaaaaaagTGATGATTCTCGCGGTTTTCTTACTAGCTGCAGGGTTGCTGTATTTATCGTGGAATGGCGTTGAGAA GTTTCAGATTGCTCCAGGACATGTACAGCACGGAAAAGGTCACCAGAACCGGAAACATAAAGCTGCACATGAACTCACCCTAAAACCTGTGAAGACAGAAACGGAAATTCTGAATGATGCCAACTATCAAGATTCAAATCGTCATGCTTCAGGAAAGTTCTCAAAGTTATTCCTGATTGAGAAATCGCATGTCTACGGACTTAATGAAACCGTAAATATCAGGATCGTGTTAAAGGATCGTAAAAGCAAACCAAAAACCCGAGGGGGAGATATGCTGGTTGTGTGGATGAAAGACAGAAGGAGAAAAGCTTCTTCCGCCGGATATGTTATTGACCATGACAATGGGACATATACGGGTGTTCTGCGCACCATGTGGACTGGGCAAGCTGTGATATATGTAGCAATATTGTCATCCAGAGAAAGAATGACTTTTATATACAAGACATTCAGAACCGGATTTTTTGGAAAGCATGTTTATTGCTTGTTTGATGCACAAAACATCACAGAGACTACTGAGGGGTACTTGGATGAACGGTTTTTGAAAAAAGAGACCCTTTGCAATCTGACTGCTGAAAATTGGGGTGTTCCGTTTTATTGTACCAAACCTGAAAAACACGGATTTGAGTGTCACCATTGGAGTAGAGTTAATACTGTTCATTTTAAGCCAGTGCCCACGGAAGCTGATACAAGCTGGTATAGATC ATGTGCCTTTGAGAAATTGCAGGACTGGATCCATATACGTGTTTCTTCTG tgaaagCTGCGGCAGTGTTTTCAATATCTCCATGTGGAAAGAAGCGATTTCGTGACAGCTGGGTAACACCATCGCCCATTGGCTTCTTCTGCAACTCAACATGGAGACAACgaaaatgttttaacattttatCAACAAATGACTATCATCAATGCTTGACCAACAGGTCATTGAGGGTGTTTGGCGACTCTACTGTCAGACAGTTTTTCACAGTCTTGTACAAAACACTGAATCTTAAGATGAGAACAGGACCCTGGTTTCTTGGACAGAAATTAACCTCACACAAACGATATTACTACATGGAGGCCTACGAGGAAAGACATAACTATACAGTTGCTTGGATTCCCCATGGACTTCCTATGTCGTATTTCAATGCCAATAGGACAGCAATTAGACCTGTATTTGTCCGCTTAGATGAAATACCTTCGGGGTCAAGTGACATCATCTTAATCAATCTATACGCTCATTTTAACCTGTTCCCTGTGCACATATTTAGGGATCAACTGAAACGTACGCGGATTTCAATACAGAAACTATTGACACGATCTCCTAATATCAAACTAGCTATCAAAGGACCCCACAATTACATACATCCCATAAGCAATCATACTCTAGGGGGGCTGTGGGGACCTATATACGAAAGCATCATCAAACAGGAGTTTGTTGCTTTGTATGATCGTGTGTTTTATCTCGATGTATGGGACATGACAATTGCTGTTGAGAATGCTAATGTTCATCCAGATGAACACGTTGTGAGTATGATGATTCACACATTTCTTGGTTATCTGTGTGTCGAATAA